The Lemur catta isolate mLemCat1 chromosome 8, mLemCat1.pri, whole genome shotgun sequence genome has a segment encoding these proteins:
- the KCTD18 gene encoding BTB/POZ domain-containing protein KCTD18 isoform X1, with protein MEGHKAEEVLDVLRLNVGGCIYTARRESLCRFKDSMLASMFSGRFPLKTDESGACVIDRDGHLFKYLLDYLHGEVQIPTDEQTRVALQEEADYFGIPYPYSLSDHLANEMETYSLRSNIELKKALTDFCDSYGLVCNKPTVWVLHYLNTSGASCESRIIGVYATKTDGTDAIDKQLGGRIHSKSIFKREAGNNVQYIWSYYSVAELKKMMDAFDAWEGKGVSYWRVPHELIECWTLEERPLLGSLRHMAPIRKRRLITFSEEEEEGVNCKTGPKPVRFLGPSTSTQIKVKNSASVRVSPASAVQASARLVTNRFQGGSGGKAAQHSEPLKATSPVDTEAAGCSQAPCGARSAENGGTDLPPAKVLLSDKKPTPHRVIKLKRTPLCMVAASRQACCPQPPAPEASSTVGVQTENGKDESNG; from the exons ATGGAAGGCCACAAGGCAGAAGAGGTGCTAGATGTTCTTCGACTGAACGTGGGTGGCTGTATTTACACAGCCCGGCGTGAGTCCTTGTGCCGCTTTAAAGACTCTATGTTGGCGTCTATGTTCAGTGGTCGCTTTCCTCTAAAAACAGATGAGTCAG GGGCTTGTGTTATTGACCGTGATGGACATCTATTTAAATACCTTTTGGATTATCTTCATGGAGAAGTTCAGATTCCTACAGATGAGCAAACTCGTGTGGCCCTACAGGAAGAGGCCGATTATTTTGGCATCCCTTATCCATACAGCCTGTCTGACCACTTGGCCAATGAAATGGAGACATATTCTTTAAGGTCAAATATAGAACTTAAAAAG GCTTTAACAGACTTCTGTGATTCCTATGGTTTAGTTTGCAATAAACCAACAGTTTGGGTTCTCCACTATCTTAACACATCTGGTGCAAGCTGCGAGAGTAGAATTATTGGTGTGTATGCCACCAAAACTGATGGAACAGATGCTATTGATAAGCAGCTGGGAGGAAGAATTCACagtaaaagcatttttaaaag AGAGGCGGGAAATAACGTTCAGTACATTTGGAGCTATTATTCAGTAGCAGAGTTGAAGAAAATGATGGATGCCTTTGATGCTTGGGAAGGAAAAG GTGTCAGCTATTGGCGGGTGCCTCACGAGCTGATAGAGTGCTGGACTCTAGAAGAGCGGCCTTTACTTGGAAGCCTGCGTCACATGGCTCCAATTCGAAAGAG GCGGCTGATAACATTcagtgaagaggaagaagaaggtgtGAACTGTAAGACTGGTCCTAAACCAGTCAGGTTTCTGGGCCCTTCCACAAGTACCCAGATAAAAGTCAAGAACTCAGCCTCAGTCAGGGTGTCTCCGGCCAGCGCAGTCCAGGCCTCGGCTCGGCTGGTGACAAACCGGTTTCAAGGCGGCAGCGGTGGAAAGGCAGCTCAGCACTCTGAGCCCCTAAAGGCCACGTCCCCTGTGGACACGGAGGCAGCTGGGTGTTCTCAGGCTCCCTGTGGGGCCAGGAGTGCAGAGAATGGAGGCACAGACCTGCCCCCAGCAAAGGTGTTGCTCTCTGACAAAAAGCCAACACCCCACCGAGTGATAAAGCTGAAGAGGACTCCCCTGTGCATGGTGGCGGCTTCCAGGCAGGCCTGCTgtccccagccacctgcccccGAAGCTTCCAGCACTGTGGGTGTGCAGACTGAGAATGGGAAAGATGAGTCTAATGGATAA
- the KCTD18 gene encoding BTB/POZ domain-containing protein KCTD18 isoform X3, translating to METYSLRSNIELKKALTDFCDSYGLVCNKPTVWVLHYLNTSGASCESRIIGVYATKTDGTDAIDKQLGGRIHSKSIFKREAGNNVQYIWSYYSVAELKKMMDAFDAWEGKGVSYWRVPHELIECWTLEERPLLGSLRHMAPIRKRRLITFSEEEEEGVNCKTGPKPVRFLGPSTSTQIKVKNSASVRVSPASAVQASARLVTNRFQGGSGGKAAQHSEPLKATSPVDTEAAGCSQAPCGARSAENGGTDLPPAKVLLSDKKPTPHRVIKLKRTPLCMVAASRQACCPQPPAPEASSTVGVQTENGKDESNG from the exons ATGGAGACATATTCTTTAAGGTCAAATATAGAACTTAAAAAG GCTTTAACAGACTTCTGTGATTCCTATGGTTTAGTTTGCAATAAACCAACAGTTTGGGTTCTCCACTATCTTAACACATCTGGTGCAAGCTGCGAGAGTAGAATTATTGGTGTGTATGCCACCAAAACTGATGGAACAGATGCTATTGATAAGCAGCTGGGAGGAAGAATTCACagtaaaagcatttttaaaag AGAGGCGGGAAATAACGTTCAGTACATTTGGAGCTATTATTCAGTAGCAGAGTTGAAGAAAATGATGGATGCCTTTGATGCTTGGGAAGGAAAAG GTGTCAGCTATTGGCGGGTGCCTCACGAGCTGATAGAGTGCTGGACTCTAGAAGAGCGGCCTTTACTTGGAAGCCTGCGTCACATGGCTCCAATTCGAAAGAG GCGGCTGATAACATTcagtgaagaggaagaagaaggtgtGAACTGTAAGACTGGTCCTAAACCAGTCAGGTTTCTGGGCCCTTCCACAAGTACCCAGATAAAAGTCAAGAACTCAGCCTCAGTCAGGGTGTCTCCGGCCAGCGCAGTCCAGGCCTCGGCTCGGCTGGTGACAAACCGGTTTCAAGGCGGCAGCGGTGGAAAGGCAGCTCAGCACTCTGAGCCCCTAAAGGCCACGTCCCCTGTGGACACGGAGGCAGCTGGGTGTTCTCAGGCTCCCTGTGGGGCCAGGAGTGCAGAGAATGGAGGCACAGACCTGCCCCCAGCAAAGGTGTTGCTCTCTGACAAAAAGCCAACACCCCACCGAGTGATAAAGCTGAAGAGGACTCCCCTGTGCATGGTGGCGGCTTCCAGGCAGGCCTGCTgtccccagccacctgcccccGAAGCTTCCAGCACTGTGGGTGTGCAGACTGAGAATGGGAAAGATGAGTCTAATGGATAA
- the KCTD18 gene encoding BTB/POZ domain-containing protein KCTD18 isoform X2 — MMDAFDAWEGKGVSYWRVPHELIECWTLEERPLLGSLRHMAPIRKRRLITFSEEEEEGVNCKTGPKPVRFLGPSTSTQIKVKNSASVRVSPASAVQASARLVTNRFQGGSGGKAAQHSEPLKATSPVDTEAAGCSQAPCGARSAENGGTDLPPAKVLLSDKKPTPHRVIKLKRTPLCMVAASRQACCPQPPAPEASSTVGVQTENGKDESNG, encoded by the exons ATGATGGATGCCTTTGATGCTTGGGAAGGAAAAG GTGTCAGCTATTGGCGGGTGCCTCACGAGCTGATAGAGTGCTGGACTCTAGAAGAGCGGCCTTTACTTGGAAGCCTGCGTCACATGGCTCCAATTCGAAAGAG GCGGCTGATAACATTcagtgaagaggaagaagaaggtgtGAACTGTAAGACTGGTCCTAAACCAGTCAGGTTTCTGGGCCCTTCCACAAGTACCCAGATAAAAGTCAAGAACTCAGCCTCAGTCAGGGTGTCTCCGGCCAGCGCAGTCCAGGCCTCGGCTCGGCTGGTGACAAACCGGTTTCAAGGCGGCAGCGGTGGAAAGGCAGCTCAGCACTCTGAGCCCCTAAAGGCCACGTCCCCTGTGGACACGGAGGCAGCTGGGTGTTCTCAGGCTCCCTGTGGGGCCAGGAGTGCAGAGAATGGAGGCACAGACCTGCCCCCAGCAAAGGTGTTGCTCTCTGACAAAAAGCCAACACCCCACCGAGTGATAAAGCTGAAGAGGACTCCCCTGTGCATGGTGGCGGCTTCCAGGCAGGCCTGCTgtccccagccacctgcccccGAAGCTTCCAGCACTGTGGGTGTGCAGACTGAGAATGGGAAAGATGAGTCTAATGGATAA